The Hahella sp. HNIBRBA332 genome window below encodes:
- a CDS encoding metalloregulator ArsR/SmtB family transcription factor, translating into MTTQEDSGERILYLIKSRGPASAPKLGGMLGMTTMGARQHIAKLEQEGLLYSVEERKARGRPVAVWRLTEKAQSRFPDSHANLTVDLIASTREVFGEEGLEKLIEARNARQLQSYLTALSVYPDVAGRIAKLAELRSAEGYMADAFFEQDEGVWYLVENHCPVCVAAQHCQGLCRAELQNFQRCFEELATVERTEHVLKGARRCCYRFTLKT; encoded by the coding sequence TTGACGACGCAGGAAGACAGCGGCGAGCGTATTCTGTACTTGATTAAATCCCGAGGGCCGGCCAGCGCCCCCAAATTAGGGGGGATGTTGGGCATGACCACGATGGGCGCCAGGCAGCACATAGCTAAGCTGGAGCAGGAAGGTCTTTTGTATAGCGTAGAGGAAAGGAAGGCGCGTGGACGTCCTGTAGCGGTCTGGCGTCTGACGGAAAAGGCGCAGAGCCGGTTTCCGGATAGTCACGCCAATCTGACCGTCGACTTGATCGCGTCCACCCGTGAGGTGTTTGGGGAAGAGGGGTTGGAGAAGCTCATTGAGGCGCGTAACGCCAGACAACTGCAGAGCTACTTAACCGCGTTATCTGTGTATCCTGATGTAGCGGGGCGAATCGCCAAACTGGCGGAGCTACGCAGCGCGGAAGGGTATATGGCGGACGCTTTTTTTGAGCAGGACGAGGGAGTTTGGTATCTGGTGGAAAACCATTGTCCTGTTTGCGTGGCGGCGCAGCATTGTCAGGGATTATGTCGAGCGGAGCTGCAAAATTTCCAGCGTTGCTTTGAAGAGCTTGCAACGGTAGAGCGGACAGAACATGTGTTGAAAGGCGCGCGTCGCTGCTGTTATCGATTTACTTTGAAAACTTAA
- a CDS encoding VOC family protein encodes MYLEHANITVESIEKSTEFLQAAFPDFVLRGEGNLMNQNGRWAHVGNDRFYFALQQCDNHLSDVSTRYINDGINHIGMVVEDLDGVTGRLQQRGYDGYETESNPFRRRAYYFDPNGIEWEFVQYLSESPAEKNRY; translated from the coding sequence ATGTATCTGGAACACGCTAACATCACCGTTGAATCCATCGAAAAATCCACGGAGTTTTTGCAAGCCGCCTTCCCTGACTTTGTATTACGGGGCGAAGGAAATCTGATGAATCAAAACGGCAGATGGGCCCATGTGGGCAATGACCGCTTCTACTTCGCGCTACAGCAGTGCGATAACCATCTAAGCGATGTCAGCACCCGCTATATCAACGACGGCATTAACCATATTGGCATGGTGGTGGAGGATCTCGATGGAGTGACAGGCCGCTTGCAGCAGCGCGGTTACGACGGTTATGAAACAGAGTCTAATCCATTCCGCCGTAGAGCCTACTATTTCGACCCTAACGGCATCGAGTGGGAATTTGTACAATATCTGAGCGAAAGTCCTGCGGAGAAAAACCGTTATTAA
- a CDS encoding M28 family metallopeptidase → MLTKKTSLSMALSSLTLALATAAHSAPPSRSDLLNEFWSPDRLHPLECRFGVLNNSPWGLPRCMQAKNVMSHLQMLNDIAGANDGTRAAGLPGYDASVDYIKSTLESAGYDVTLAPFPFNAFYPQGPGTLETTAPDTTSYEWEVDFTYLSQTDAGDVTGPVAAVDLALGPDNASTSGCEAEDFAGFPAGSIALVQRGSCTFQIKAENAAAAGAIGVIIFNQGNTEDRKGLMNATLGDDYTGGIPVVFATYDNGAAWAGAEGLQMHVVTDVVRKQTETVNVIAESRRGNPDNVVMVGSHLDSVYEGAGINDNGSGSAALLELAQQMRRAHPRNKIRFAWWGAEESGLVGSTHYVQNLPEDELKKIKVYLNFDMIASPNFAYMIYDGDGSDFGLEGPPGSKATEKLFEDYYKLRALPYEGTEISFRSDYAQFFTDGVAFGGLFTGAEVAKTEEQAEKYGGDAGVALDPCYHQACDNINNIAQDALEINIDAVAFVTSWLSLSTKVIDDEIEAAAKKDEGVAAMRAFSASSSASSYDITHWGKHWIK, encoded by the coding sequence ATGCTAACGAAGAAGACAAGCCTATCCATGGCTTTGAGCTCCCTTACTCTTGCTCTCGCCACCGCCGCTCATTCGGCGCCCCCTTCACGCAGCGATCTTTTGAATGAGTTCTGGAGCCCAGACCGCCTGCACCCACTGGAATGCCGCTTTGGCGTTTTGAATAACTCCCCTTGGGGACTGCCTCGTTGTATGCAGGCTAAAAACGTCATGTCGCACCTGCAAATGTTGAACGACATCGCTGGCGCTAACGACGGCACTCGCGCTGCTGGCTTGCCGGGTTACGACGCTTCCGTCGACTACATCAAATCCACGCTGGAAAGCGCGGGTTATGACGTAACGCTGGCTCCATTCCCGTTCAACGCCTTCTATCCGCAGGGCCCAGGAACTTTGGAGACCACCGCTCCTGACACCACTTCTTATGAATGGGAAGTTGACTTCACTTATCTGTCGCAAACCGACGCAGGCGATGTAACCGGCCCTGTGGCTGCGGTTGATCTGGCGTTGGGCCCGGATAACGCCTCCACCAGCGGCTGTGAGGCGGAAGACTTCGCCGGCTTCCCGGCCGGCTCCATCGCATTGGTTCAGCGCGGCTCCTGTACTTTCCAGATCAAAGCGGAAAATGCAGCGGCGGCTGGCGCAATCGGCGTCATCATCTTCAACCAGGGTAATACTGAAGACCGCAAAGGTCTGATGAACGCTACTTTGGGCGATGATTACACTGGGGGCATTCCTGTTGTGTTCGCGACCTACGACAACGGCGCAGCATGGGCGGGCGCTGAAGGGCTGCAGATGCATGTGGTAACCGACGTGGTGAGAAAGCAAACTGAAACCGTCAACGTGATTGCTGAGTCCAGAAGAGGCAACCCGGACAACGTGGTCATGGTCGGCTCGCACCTTGACTCCGTCTACGAAGGCGCTGGCATCAACGATAACGGCTCTGGTAGCGCTGCGTTGCTGGAACTGGCGCAGCAAATGCGTCGCGCGCATCCACGCAACAAAATCCGCTTCGCATGGTGGGGTGCGGAGGAGTCAGGTCTGGTTGGCTCCACACACTACGTGCAGAACCTGCCGGAAGACGAGCTTAAGAAGATTAAGGTCTACCTGAACTTCGATATGATCGCTTCTCCGAACTTCGCTTACATGATTTATGACGGCGACGGTTCTGACTTTGGTCTGGAAGGTCCTCCTGGATCCAAAGCCACTGAAAAACTGTTCGAAGACTACTACAAGCTGCGTGCGCTGCCTTATGAAGGCACCGAGATCAGCTTCCGTTCCGACTATGCGCAGTTCTTTACTGACGGCGTAGCCTTCGGCGGTCTGTTCACTGGCGCGGAAGTCGCGAAGACGGAAGAGCAGGCGGAGAAATATGGCGGCGACGCTGGTGTCGCTCTGGACCCCTGCTACCACCAGGCTTGCGATAACATCAACAACATCGCGCAGGACGCACTGGAAATCAATATCGACGCTGTGGCGTTCGTAACCAGCTGGTTGTCTCTGTCCACCAAAGTCATCGATGATGAAATCGAGGCGGCGGCGAAGAAAGACGAAGGCGTGGCGGCGATGCGCGCATTCAGCGCGAGCTCCAGCGCTTCTTCCTATGACATTACTCACTGGGGTAAACACTGGATTAAATAA
- a CDS encoding alpha/beta fold hydrolase, whose product MSKDLHCWTHNPKQNNAIILFVHGGPGSHSHYFKEWLQRYPIYSEGFGWTSYDQRGCGLSAQTPALTHQDNVDDLIAAIHRLSTCHPGFCAVVGHSYGARLLYDALRQDESIETKAVFLGRSLRPDIPAKRNFLIDQILMKIFQRDDYATLMQEVEYDIQNPASLWSAKQAFREKLENRDLRTLFYWSNFQAMDDYAAMKAQTELQESDEVFKQITSSIHSQSGPDDVYDFASLKQDSLHIMGASDFVMAGDTYTAPADNAYNARLFSKSGHYPHLEEPEQFVATLARFLLHNRS is encoded by the coding sequence ATGAGCAAAGACCTGCACTGTTGGACCCATAACCCAAAGCAAAACAACGCGATCATTTTATTCGTACACGGTGGCCCCGGAAGTCACTCGCACTATTTCAAAGAGTGGTTGCAACGTTACCCCATTTACAGCGAAGGATTTGGCTGGACCTCTTATGACCAGCGCGGCTGCGGGCTTTCAGCCCAGACGCCAGCGCTCACTCATCAAGATAACGTTGACGATCTTATCGCCGCTATTCATCGCCTTAGCACTTGCCATCCTGGCTTTTGCGCCGTGGTGGGGCACAGCTACGGCGCCAGATTGCTTTATGACGCACTCAGACAGGATGAGTCCATTGAGACTAAGGCCGTTTTTCTGGGGAGATCTTTGCGACCAGACATTCCCGCCAAGAGGAACTTCCTCATAGATCAGATCCTGATGAAGATTTTCCAACGCGACGACTACGCCACTCTGATGCAGGAGGTTGAGTATGATATCCAGAATCCCGCCAGCTTATGGAGCGCCAAACAAGCATTTCGAGAAAAGCTGGAAAACAGGGATCTGCGAACCTTGTTTTATTGGTCGAACTTTCAGGCCATGGATGACTACGCCGCCATGAAAGCGCAGACGGAGTTACAGGAAAGCGATGAGGTGTTTAAGCAGATTACCAGCTCAATTCACAGTCAGTCAGGGCCTGACGATGTATATGACTTCGCCAGCTTGAAACAAGACTCTTTGCACATTATGGGCGCGAGCGATTTCGTCATGGCGGGAGACACTTACACAGCGCCGGCGGACAACGCCTATAACGCCAGGCTGTTTTCCAAGTCAGGCCATTATCCGCATCTGGAAGAGCCGGAACAGTTCGTCGCTACCTTGGCGCGCTTCCTTTTACACAACCGCTCATAA
- a CDS encoding RNA-binding protein, producing MASKTLFNTRRGKMAPAADTVNQAGGLAYKYSAEHALAQYAVTGCFTSTFYASAEDQLEKVMEFAAQVEPEFIAKLAVFARERGFMKDMPALLTAILTVRAPEMVPVVFKRVIDNGRMVRNFVQIMRSGVVGRKSLGTMPKRLVKEWINARGESSLFMDSVGASPSMKDVIKMVRPKPENLMRQALYGYLIDREYDAEKLPQVVRDYEAFKADQSQPLPKVEFRLLTALNLTQAHWAGIARNAGWQMTRMNLNTFARQGVFKEKGMDRVIADRLRDENAIRKAKAFPYQLMAAYTMAGEGVPKMVTEALQDAMEIALQNVPALEGRVVVLPDTSGSMTQSVSGYRPGASSKVRCIDVAALVAAAILAKNKDAEILPFATSVHQVRLNPRDSVMTNATKLAQLGGGGTNCSAPLVELNRRKAEVDTLVFVSDNESWIDTNSRYAGYNSGTAVMQEWLKLKQRNPNAKMVCIDVVPNAYTQAMERDDILNVGGFSDQVFTVMKSFLSDNPQTWVRTIKEIEL from the coding sequence ATGGCGAGTAAAACATTATTCAACACCCGGCGCGGAAAAATGGCGCCTGCGGCGGACACCGTTAATCAGGCCGGTGGCCTGGCTTATAAATATTCCGCAGAGCATGCGCTGGCGCAGTACGCGGTGACCGGATGTTTCACGAGTACATTCTATGCTTCCGCTGAAGATCAGTTGGAAAAAGTCATGGAGTTCGCCGCTCAAGTGGAGCCAGAATTTATCGCTAAATTGGCGGTATTCGCTCGGGAGCGCGGCTTCATGAAAGATATGCCGGCGCTGTTGACTGCGATACTGACTGTGCGGGCGCCGGAAATGGTTCCCGTCGTGTTCAAGCGGGTCATTGATAACGGCCGTATGGTGAGAAACTTCGTACAGATCATGCGTTCCGGCGTGGTTGGGCGTAAATCTCTGGGAACCATGCCTAAGCGGCTGGTGAAAGAATGGATCAACGCTCGCGGCGAGTCTTCTTTGTTCATGGATTCTGTCGGTGCGTCGCCTTCGATGAAGGATGTCATCAAGATGGTGCGGCCAAAGCCGGAAAACCTGATGCGGCAGGCGCTGTACGGTTATCTGATCGATAGAGAATACGATGCGGAGAAGCTGCCGCAGGTTGTGCGGGATTATGAGGCCTTTAAGGCGGATCAGTCCCAGCCGCTGCCGAAAGTGGAGTTTCGGTTGCTGACAGCGCTGAACCTGACACAAGCGCATTGGGCTGGCATCGCCCGCAATGCGGGATGGCAGATGACGCGGATGAACTTGAATACCTTTGCGCGGCAGGGCGTGTTCAAGGAAAAAGGAATGGACCGTGTGATCGCTGACCGTCTGCGTGATGAGAACGCCATTCGCAAGGCCAAGGCGTTTCCGTATCAATTGATGGCTGCTTACACCATGGCGGGCGAAGGTGTGCCTAAAATGGTGACGGAGGCCTTGCAGGACGCGATGGAGATCGCGCTGCAGAATGTTCCGGCGCTGGAAGGTCGGGTTGTCGTGTTGCCGGATACCAGCGGGTCTATGACTCAGTCGGTGTCAGGTTATCGTCCCGGCGCTTCCAGTAAGGTGCGGTGTATCGATGTCGCCGCTCTGGTGGCTGCGGCTATCCTGGCGAAAAACAAGGATGCGGAGATTCTCCCGTTCGCGACATCAGTGCATCAGGTGCGTTTGAATCCTCGGGATTCGGTGATGACCAACGCGACCAAGCTGGCGCAACTGGGCGGCGGCGGAACGAACTGTTCCGCGCCTCTGGTAGAGCTGAACCGGCGCAAAGCGGAAGTGGATACGCTGGTCTTCGTTAGCGATAACGAGTCATGGATTGATACGAACAGCCGTTATGCGGGGTACAACTCAGGGACGGCGGTGATGCAGGAGTGGCTGAAGCTGAAGCAGCGTAACCCCAACGCAAAAATGGTGTGTATCGATGTTGTGCCCAACGCATACACCCAGGCGATGGAGCGTGATGACATCCTGAACGTGGGAGGATTCTCCGATCAGGTGTTCACAGTGATGAAGTCCTTTTTGAGCGATAACCCACAGACCTGGGTGCGCACCATCAAGGAAATCGAACTGTAG
- a CDS encoding DUF5063 domain-containing protein, whose product MKTIEPSSEQTQRFVELAREYCQWSEATPGSEDEEMATATRLLASLYATILELPFEPAGTDLEFETMTHDAWQKIYQRFSSMPFTQYRDIDDPFDMQSASVNAGDIADDLADIYRDMKDGLSLWDHNHTKEAVCYWEESFRIHWGQHAIDALKALHWRRHNR is encoded by the coding sequence TTGAAAACAATAGAACCCAGCAGTGAGCAAACTCAACGTTTTGTAGAATTGGCCCGGGAATATTGTCAATGGAGCGAAGCGACGCCGGGCTCCGAAGATGAAGAAATGGCGACAGCTACCAGACTGCTGGCCAGTCTTTACGCAACGATATTGGAACTGCCTTTTGAACCGGCGGGTACGGATTTGGAATTTGAAACCATGACCCACGACGCTTGGCAAAAAATCTACCAGCGATTCAGTTCGATGCCATTCACTCAGTATCGCGATATCGACGATCCATTCGATATGCAATCCGCTTCCGTCAATGCGGGAGACATTGCCGATGATCTGGCGGATATCTATCGCGACATGAAAGACGGCCTGTCCTTATGGGATCACAATCACACCAAAGAGGCCGTGTGCTATTGGGAAGAAAGCTTTCGCATACATTGGGGTCAGCATGCTATTGATGCATTAAAAGCGTTGCACTGGCGTCGTCATAATCGCTAA
- a CDS encoding TIGR00266 family protein, which yields MRSHEVDYKIIGHDMQMVEVELDPGETVIAEAGAMNYMTGGIEFETKMGDGSDPEQGFFSKLFSAGKRMMTGESLFMTHFTNSGHGKQQVSFAAPYPGSIVPVDLANQGGTIICQKDSFLAAAMGTRISVEFNRRLGSGFFGGEGFVLQKLEGDGMAFIHACGTVVEKRLDNETLRLDTGCLVAFTPSISYEIEMVKGIRSMFFGGEGMFLATLRGTGTVWIQSLPFSRLADRILAHAPKQNGGVEVGED from the coding sequence ATGCGCAGCCATGAGGTTGACTACAAGATCATTGGCCACGACATGCAAATGGTGGAAGTGGAGCTGGACCCAGGTGAAACTGTTATTGCGGAAGCCGGGGCCATGAACTACATGACCGGCGGAATAGAGTTCGAAACTAAGATGGGCGATGGCTCGGACCCTGAACAGGGTTTCTTTTCCAAGTTGTTCAGCGCGGGCAAACGCATGATGACCGGGGAATCGCTGTTCATGACTCACTTCACCAACAGCGGTCACGGCAAGCAGCAGGTTTCATTCGCAGCGCCGTATCCGGGCAGCATCGTACCGGTGGACCTGGCCAATCAGGGTGGAACCATAATCTGCCAGAAAGATTCCTTCCTGGCGGCGGCCATGGGAACCCGCATCAGCGTGGAATTCAATCGTCGACTGGGCAGTGGATTCTTCGGCGGCGAAGGTTTTGTGCTGCAAAAGCTGGAAGGGGATGGCATGGCTTTTATCCACGCCTGCGGAACGGTGGTGGAAAAGCGCCTCGATAATGAAACACTGCGCTTGGACACAGGCTGTCTGGTCGCGTTTACGCCTTCCATCAGCTATGAAATCGAGATGGTGAAAGGCATACGCAGCATGTTTTTCGGCGGAGAAGGCATGTTTCTGGCGACGCTGCGGGGAACCGGAACCGTTTGGATTCAAAGTTTGCCATTCTCCCGGCTGGCGGATCGAATTTTGGCTCATGCGCCCAAACAAAATGGCGGCGTAGAAGTAGGAGAGGACTGA
- a CDS encoding GreA/GreB family elongation factor, producing MRKEKIHQLIIAKLQDDLAVAQQAANTAHETATHTESVAENKYDTFGLEASYLAEGQSRRVRELEQALASYQNTPPKRFTDQDEVAVFALVTLEAEDGSERRLFVGPDAAGFKFLLDEQEVLVITRHSPIGMKLMGKMVGDVVALVAGGGEKEFEIIEIE from the coding sequence ATGCGAAAAGAGAAAATTCATCAACTGATTATCGCCAAACTACAGGACGACCTGGCCGTCGCCCAGCAGGCGGCCAATACCGCTCATGAAACCGCCACCCATACAGAAAGCGTAGCGGAAAACAAATATGACACATTTGGTCTGGAAGCGTCCTATCTGGCGGAAGGGCAATCCCGGCGTGTAAGGGAATTGGAACAGGCGCTAGCCTCTTATCAAAATACCCCGCCCAAGCGCTTTACTGATCAAGACGAGGTCGCCGTTTTTGCGTTAGTCACCCTGGAAGCGGAAGATGGTTCAGAACGTCGTTTGTTTGTGGGCCCTGATGCGGCTGGATTTAAGTTTTTGCTGGATGAGCAAGAAGTGTTGGTCATCACGCGACATTCTCCTATCGGTATGAAACTGATGGGGAAAATGGTGGGGGATGTGGTTGCGCTTGTCGCTGGGGGCGGAGAGAAAGAGTTTGAAATTATCGAGATAGAGTAG
- a CDS encoding crotonase/enoyl-CoA hydratase family protein produces MSELLSYELKDNVAVITLNNGKVNAFSPQLIEEFNAALDAAEQNKAVVVITGTPGMLSGGYDLKVMTQSMESAMALVKQGSTLSHRLLSFPMPIIVACPGHAVAKGAFLLLSADLRIGVEGPYKIGLNEVAIGMTMHHAGIAIARARLAPVYLNRCVINAEMFAPQQAKEAGFLDIVVDEPELMARAMEEAKKMTALNLKAHKNTKLKVRSAFLSELAEAIEKDATGSL; encoded by the coding sequence ATGAGCGAATTATTGAGTTATGAACTCAAGGACAATGTTGCCGTCATTACGCTGAACAACGGCAAAGTCAACGCCTTTTCCCCGCAATTGATCGAAGAGTTCAACGCCGCATTAGACGCGGCGGAGCAGAATAAAGCCGTGGTGGTGATTACAGGAACTCCGGGCATGCTCTCCGGCGGCTATGACTTGAAAGTCATGACGCAAAGCATGGAATCAGCCATGGCGCTGGTTAAACAGGGTTCCACCCTGTCTCACCGCCTGCTTTCCTTCCCCATGCCGATTATCGTCGCCTGTCCTGGCCACGCCGTCGCAAAAGGCGCTTTCCTGTTGTTATCCGCCGACCTGCGTATTGGCGTCGAAGGCCCCTATAAAATAGGCCTGAATGAAGTAGCTATCGGCATGACCATGCATCACGCCGGCATCGCCATCGCCCGCGCGCGCCTGGCGCCGGTATACCTCAACCGTTGCGTCATTAACGCAGAGATGTTTGCACCTCAACAGGCCAAAGAAGCCGGTTTTCTCGACATCGTCGTAGACGAGCCTGAACTGATGGCGCGAGCGATGGAAGAAGCCAAGAAAATGACAGCGTTGAATTTGAAAGCGCACAAGAACACCAAACTGAAAGTGCGCAGCGCGTTCTTGAGCGAATTGGCGGAAGCCATCGAGAAAGACGCGACTGGATCACTGTAA
- a CDS encoding GNAT family N-acetyltransferase has product MISWTRKAFSELTLDELYALLRLRSEVFVVEQNCPYLDADGADKDCLHLLGWSDIEGVETLTAYLRLAPPGIKYTETSLGRIVTAPSARGGGSGKKLMTEGLSWARELYPQHNIKIQAQAYLEKFYQSFGFVTISEQYDEDGIPHIDMRLENKSSN; this is encoded by the coding sequence ATGATCAGTTGGACGCGCAAAGCTTTTAGTGAACTAACGCTTGATGAACTGTACGCATTACTGCGTCTACGGTCAGAGGTTTTTGTTGTGGAACAGAACTGTCCCTACCTGGATGCGGATGGTGCGGATAAAGACTGTCTGCATTTGCTGGGCTGGTCGGACATTGAAGGCGTAGAAACGCTAACCGCCTACCTACGCTTAGCCCCGCCAGGAATAAAGTATACCGAGACTTCCCTGGGTCGAATTGTCACCGCACCTTCTGCGCGAGGCGGCGGTTCAGGTAAGAAGCTGATGACTGAGGGCTTGAGTTGGGCGCGGGAGCTGTATCCGCAACACAACATTAAAATTCAAGCACAGGCTTACCTGGAAAAGTTTTATCAAAGCTTCGGTTTCGTCACCATTTCCGAACAGTATGACGAAGACGGCATTCCTCATATTGATATGCGCCTTGAAAATAAGTCCTCAAATTAG